A genomic stretch from Pseudoliparis swirei isolate HS2019 ecotype Mariana Trench chromosome 18, NWPU_hadal_v1, whole genome shotgun sequence includes:
- the ip6k1 gene encoding inositol hexakisphosphate kinase 1 isoform X1 has product MCLPHTNIMDNKLQGVGQGGGAALRPREGGVPLEPFVHQVGGHTSMMRYDDHTVCKPLISREQRFYESLPPDMREFTPEYKGVVLVCFEGDSDGYINLVAYPYVESGAEGAGGPAEHEERSDPPEREQPRRKHSRRSLHRSSSSCENKEERPDQRESHDADMADTLAELKSPRLDPKIHSDVPFQMLDWNSGLSSEKISHNPWSLRCHKQQLSRMRSESKDRKLFKPEFLLLENVVHHFSYPCILDLKMGTRQHGDDASEEKAARQMKKCEQSTSASLGVRVCGMQVYQLNTGHYLCRNKYYGRGLSSDGFRQALQQYMHNGRGLRRDLVEPILHKLRSLKAVLESQASYRFYSSSLLIIYEGKEPESLSSGQQKAPAAAPAEPRRGPAPNPPPAPDALREMDLSQNPDPPAPPPPQGPGPAPVAPPPPPQAPPTKSDCHSFHPPLPSHHPHPDSSSTSSSAPGSISSPPLPPPRSRTRPKQRPLVDVRMIDFAHSTFKGFRGDTAVHDGPDRGYVFGLESLVQILEGLQGDNLA; this is encoded by the exons ATGTGCCTCCCTCACACCAACATCATGGACAACAAGTTACAGGGGGTGGGgcaagggggaggagctgcacTTCGACCACGGGAAGGAGGCGTCCCGCTGGAGCCCTTCGTACACCAG gtgggaGGCCACACCAGCATGATGCGCTACGACGACCACACAGTGTGCAAGCCTCTGATCAGCAGGGAGCAGCGCTTCTACGAGTCTCTGCCTCCCGACATGAGGGAGTTCACCCCGGAGTATAAAG GCGTGGTGCTGGTCTGCTTCGAGGGCGACTCCGACGGCTACATCAACCTGGTGGCCTACCCCTACGTGGAGAGCGGCGCGGAGGGGGCGGGTGGCCCGGCGGAGCACGAGGAGCGCAGCGACCCCCCCGAGCGCGAGCAGCCGAGGAGGAAGCACTCGCGGCGCAGCCTccatcgctcctcctcctcctgcgagAACAAGGAGGAGCGGCCCGACCAGAGGGAGTCGCACGACGCCGACATGGCCGACAC CCTCGCCGAGCTGAAGAGTCCGAGGCTCGACCCCAAGATCCACTCGGACGTCCCGTTCCAGATGTTGGACTGGAACAGCGGCCTGAGCTCGGAGAAGATCAGCCACAACCCCTGGAGCCTGCGCTGCCACAAGCAGCAGCTCAGCCGCATGAGGTCCGAGTCCAAGGACCGCAAACTCTTCA AACCAGAGTTTCTGCTGCTGGAGAACGTGGTGCACCACTTCTCGTACCCGTGCATCCTGGACCTGAAGATGGGCACCAGGCAGCACGGCGACGACGCCTCCGAGGAGAAGGCGGCGCGGCAGATGAAGAAATGTGAACAGAGCACGTCGGCGTCGCTCGGGGTGCGCGTGTGTGGCATGCAG GTGTACCAGCTGAACACCGGCCACTACCTGTGCCGGAACAAGTACTACGGCCGCGGCCTGTCGAGCGACGGCTTCCGCCAGGCGCTGCAGCAGTACATGCACAACGGGCGCGGCCTGAGGCGGGACCTCGTGGAGCCCATCCTCCACAAGCTGCGCAGCCTGAAGGCGGTGCTGGAGAGCCAGGCGTCCTACCGCTTCTACTCGTCCTCGCTGCTCATCATCTACGAGGGCAAG GAACCTGAGAGTCTCAGCTCTGGGCAGCAGAAGGCCCCCGCCGCGGCCCCCGCAGAGCCCcgccgtggccccgcccccaaccCACCGCCGGCCCCAGACGCCCTCCGTGAAATGGATTTGAGCCAGAATCCAGACCCCCCCGCGCCGCCGCCCCCTCAGGGACCTGGACCGGCGccggtggccccgccccctcccccgcagGCCCCGCCCACCAAGTCAGACTGCCACTCCTTCCACCCGCCGCTCCCCTCGCACCACCCACATCcagactcctcctccacttcctcctcggctcccggctcAATTTCCTCCCCTCCGCTCCCTCCTCCCCGCAGCCGCACCCGGCCcaaacagcgccccctggtggacgtgCGCATGATCGACTTCGCCCACTCCACCTTCAAGGGTTTCCGCGGCGACACGGCCGTGCACGACGGGCCGGACCGCGGCTACGTGTTCGGACTGGAGAGCCTGGTCCAGATCCTGGAGGGTCTGCAAGGCGACAACTTGGCGTAg
- the ip6k1 gene encoding inositol hexakisphosphate kinase 1 isoform X2 → MCLPHTNIMDNKLQGVGQGGGAALRPREGGVPLEPFVHQVGGHTSMMRYDDHTVCKPLISREQRFYESLPPDMREFTPEYKGVVLVCFEGDSDGYINLVAYPYVESGAEGAGGPAEHEERSDPPEREQPRRKHSRRSLHRSSSSCENKEERPDQRESHDADMADTLAELKSPRLDPKIHSDVPFQMLDWNSGLSSEKISHNPWSLRCHKQQLSRMRSESKDRKLFKFLLLENVVHHFSYPCILDLKMGTRQHGDDASEEKAARQMKKCEQSTSASLGVRVCGMQVYQLNTGHYLCRNKYYGRGLSSDGFRQALQQYMHNGRGLRRDLVEPILHKLRSLKAVLESQASYRFYSSSLLIIYEGKEPESLSSGQQKAPAAAPAEPRRGPAPNPPPAPDALREMDLSQNPDPPAPPPPQGPGPAPVAPPPPPQAPPTKSDCHSFHPPLPSHHPHPDSSSTSSSAPGSISSPPLPPPRSRTRPKQRPLVDVRMIDFAHSTFKGFRGDTAVHDGPDRGYVFGLESLVQILEGLQGDNLA, encoded by the exons ATGTGCCTCCCTCACACCAACATCATGGACAACAAGTTACAGGGGGTGGGgcaagggggaggagctgcacTTCGACCACGGGAAGGAGGCGTCCCGCTGGAGCCCTTCGTACACCAG gtgggaGGCCACACCAGCATGATGCGCTACGACGACCACACAGTGTGCAAGCCTCTGATCAGCAGGGAGCAGCGCTTCTACGAGTCTCTGCCTCCCGACATGAGGGAGTTCACCCCGGAGTATAAAG GCGTGGTGCTGGTCTGCTTCGAGGGCGACTCCGACGGCTACATCAACCTGGTGGCCTACCCCTACGTGGAGAGCGGCGCGGAGGGGGCGGGTGGCCCGGCGGAGCACGAGGAGCGCAGCGACCCCCCCGAGCGCGAGCAGCCGAGGAGGAAGCACTCGCGGCGCAGCCTccatcgctcctcctcctcctgcgagAACAAGGAGGAGCGGCCCGACCAGAGGGAGTCGCACGACGCCGACATGGCCGACAC CCTCGCCGAGCTGAAGAGTCCGAGGCTCGACCCCAAGATCCACTCGGACGTCCCGTTCCAGATGTTGGACTGGAACAGCGGCCTGAGCTCGGAGAAGATCAGCCACAACCCCTGGAGCCTGCGCTGCCACAAGCAGCAGCTCAGCCGCATGAGGTCCGAGTCCAAGGACCGCAAACTCTTCA AGTTTCTGCTGCTGGAGAACGTGGTGCACCACTTCTCGTACCCGTGCATCCTGGACCTGAAGATGGGCACCAGGCAGCACGGCGACGACGCCTCCGAGGAGAAGGCGGCGCGGCAGATGAAGAAATGTGAACAGAGCACGTCGGCGTCGCTCGGGGTGCGCGTGTGTGGCATGCAG GTGTACCAGCTGAACACCGGCCACTACCTGTGCCGGAACAAGTACTACGGCCGCGGCCTGTCGAGCGACGGCTTCCGCCAGGCGCTGCAGCAGTACATGCACAACGGGCGCGGCCTGAGGCGGGACCTCGTGGAGCCCATCCTCCACAAGCTGCGCAGCCTGAAGGCGGTGCTGGAGAGCCAGGCGTCCTACCGCTTCTACTCGTCCTCGCTGCTCATCATCTACGAGGGCAAG GAACCTGAGAGTCTCAGCTCTGGGCAGCAGAAGGCCCCCGCCGCGGCCCCCGCAGAGCCCcgccgtggccccgcccccaaccCACCGCCGGCCCCAGACGCCCTCCGTGAAATGGATTTGAGCCAGAATCCAGACCCCCCCGCGCCGCCGCCCCCTCAGGGACCTGGACCGGCGccggtggccccgccccctcccccgcagGCCCCGCCCACCAAGTCAGACTGCCACTCCTTCCACCCGCCGCTCCCCTCGCACCACCCACATCcagactcctcctccacttcctcctcggctcccggctcAATTTCCTCCCCTCCGCTCCCTCCTCCCCGCAGCCGCACCCGGCCcaaacagcgccccctggtggacgtgCGCATGATCGACTTCGCCCACTCCACCTTCAAGGGTTTCCGCGGCGACACGGCCGTGCACGACGGGCCGGACCGCGGCTACGTGTTCGGACTGGAGAGCCTGGTCCAGATCCTGGAGGGTCTGCAAGGCGACAACTTGGCGTAg
- the rps23 gene encoding 40S ribosomal protein S23, whose amino-acid sequence MGKCRGLRTARKLRNHRREQRWHDKQYKKAHLGTALKANPFGGASHAKGIVLEKVGVEAKQPNSAIRKCVRVQLIKNGKKITAFVPNDGCLNFIEENDEVLVAGFGRKGHAVGDIPGVRFKVVKVANVSLLALYKGKKERPRS is encoded by the exons ATGG GAAAGTGTCGTGGTCTGCGCACAGCCAGGAAGCTCCGTAATCACCGCCGTGAGCAGAGATGGCACGATAAACAGTACAAGAAGGCCCATCTGGGCACGGCCCTGAAGGCCAACCCCTTCGGAGGAGCCTCCCACGCCAAGGGCATCGTCCTGGAGAAAGT TGGTGTTGAGGCTAAGCAGCCCAACTCTGCCATCAGGAAGTGTGTCAGAGTTCAGCTCATCAAGAACGGCAAGAAAATCACCGCCTTCGTCCCCAATGACGGTTGTCTCAACTTCATCGAG GAGAACGATGAGGTTCTGGTGGCCGGATTCGGACGTAAAGGTCACGCCGTTGGTGATATTCCCGGCGTTCGCTTCAAGGTGGTCAAGGTGGCCAACGTGTCCCTGCTGGCTCTGTACAAAGGCAAGAAGGAGAGACCTAGGTCATAA